From Patescibacteria group bacterium, a single genomic window includes:
- a CDS encoding hydroxymethylglutaryl-CoA reductase, translated as MSDLRKVKTVEERRETLEKELKISLKNIGCYSLDDKLISTRNCEQMIGVIQLPLGVAGPLKIGKDYYYLPLATTEGALVASVNRGCKAIGLVGGANVFLEKIGTTRGPVFKTDSLAFSFKLANWLTENLDKLKTLAQKTSNHLDLTKVETQVVGKNVFARFYFNTEEAMGMNMATIATQAFIPLIEAKTQSRCLSLSGNFCVDKKQAWRNFLFGRGRKVWAEVQITEKVLKEVLKTKAQKIFEVWLNKCLIGSALSGSMAFNAHFANIIAAVFAATGQDLAHITEGSLGLTTAEIVDQDLYFSVYLPDLMIGTVGGGTNLATQKEGLGIIFGQEKPKTDILAKVMAGAVLAGELSLLASLAEGSLAGAHLKLARGGHSA; from the coding sequence ATGTCTGATTTAAGGAAGGTCAAAACCGTTGAGGAAAGAAGAGAAACCCTAGAAAAAGAATTAAAAATTTCTTTAAAAAATATCGGTTGTTATTCTTTGGACGATAAGTTGATTAGCACGCGAAACTGTGAACAGATGATTGGTGTCATCCAATTACCTTTGGGCGTAGCCGGACCTTTAAAGATTGGTAAGGATTATTATTATTTACCCCTGGCTACGACCGAGGGAGCTTTGGTTGCTTCCGTTAATCGTGGTTGTAAAGCGATTGGCTTGGTTGGTGGGGCTAATGTTTTTTTGGAAAAAATCGGGACGACGCGCGGTCCTGTTTTTAAGACCGATTCGTTAGCTTTTTCTTTTAAACTGGCCAATTGGTTAACGGAAAATCTTGACAAGCTTAAAACTTTGGCGCAAAAGACCTCCAACCATTTAGACTTGACTAAAGTCGAAACCCAGGTGGTTGGTAAAAACGTTTTTGCCAGATTTTATTTCAATACCGAAGAAGCCATGGGGATGAACATGGCAACAATCGCCACCCAGGCCTTTATTCCCCTAATCGAAGCCAAAACCCAAAGCCGGTGTTTAAGTTTAAGCGGCAATTTTTGTGTTGATAAAAAACAGGCCTGGCGCAATTTTCTTTTTGGCCGTGGCCGAAAAGTCTGGGCTGAAGTGCAAATTACCGAAAAAGTTCTTAAAGAAGTTCTCAAAACCAAGGCTCAAAAAATCTTTGAGGTTTGGTTAAATAAGTGTTTAATCGGTTCGGCTCTTTCCGGTTCGATGGCTTTTAACGCTCACTTTGCCAATATTATTGCCGCCGTTTTTGCCGCTACCGGCCAAGACCTTGCCCATATCACCGAGGGGAGTTTGGGTTTAACCACGGCGGAAATTGTTGACCAGGATTTATATTTTTCCGTTTATTTACCCGATTTAATGATCGGGACCGTCGGCGGCGGGACTAATTTAGCGACGCAAAAAGAAGGTTTAGGGATTATTTTTGGCCAAGAAAAACCCAAGACGGATATTTTGGCCAAAGTGATGGCCGGCGCGGTTTTAGCCGGAGAATTGTCGCTTTTAGCCAGTTTAGCCGAAGGCAGTTTAGCTGGGGCCCATTTAAAGCTGGCAAGAGGAGGACACAGTGCTTAA
- a CDS encoding ATP-binding protein, with translation MKLNLPFLKKPDVQEPETPAQTLAKGMVTVGDIIAPGAIEVDFNYLKIGNLYYRTLFVAGYPRFVTANWLEPLISFNHSLEVSMFIYPTESREVLDNLKRKIGEMEATIQSDVKRGRVIEPSVQVALEDALSLQQQLAKGAERFFQFGLYLTIPADSLEELDTVSKQVEAALGSLLIISKKTTLQMEEGFKSTLPICADKLMITRNMDTTSLATTFPFTTSELTANEGILYGINEQNGSLVIFDRFSLENANSVVFGKSGGGKSYLVKLEILRSIMFGTEIIVIDPESEYEELAKAVGGEYISFSFSSQAKINPFDLSGVWQEGENELGLKILSLHGLCKVIMGDLNPTEEAILDRALVATYKQKGITPEPATQTLQPPLLEDLYKTLIGMEDPEAKSLADRLERFIKGSLTGIFNQPSNVDLKNPFTVFSIRELEDELRPIAMYIILDYIWTRIKKDMKKRILVVDEAWYLMKYPDSATFLYSIAKRARKYWLGVTTITQDVEDFLGTDYGKAIVQNSSIQLLLKQSAAAIDKVAELFYLSEGEKNLLLSSEIGKGLFFAGPAHVAVRIVASPEEHRLATTKPEEILARQQMPKTPAAAKEEQTA, from the coding sequence ATGAAACTTAATTTACCGTTTCTTAAAAAACCCGACGTCCAGGAACCGGAAACACCCGCCCAAACCCTGGCTAAAGGGATGGTTACGGTTGGCGATATCATTGCTCCGGGAGCGATTGAGGTTGATTTTAATTATCTTAAGATCGGCAATCTTTATTACCGAACCCTTTTCGTCGCCGGCTACCCCAGGTTTGTCACGGCCAATTGGCTTGAGCCCTTAATCTCTTTTAACCATTCGCTTGAGGTTTCCATGTTTATTTACCCGACGGAGTCGCGGGAGGTTTTGGATAATTTAAAAAGGAAAATCGGGGAAATGGAAGCAACCATTCAGTCCGACGTTAAAAGAGGACGCGTCATTGAACCTTCGGTACAAGTGGCTCTGGAGGACGCGCTTTCTTTACAACAACAATTAGCTAAGGGGGCGGAAAGATTTTTCCAGTTCGGTCTTTATCTGACCATTCCGGCCGACAGCTTGGAAGAACTCGATACGGTCTCCAAACAGGTTGAGGCAGCCTTGGGCTCGCTTTTAATTATTTCCAAAAAAACGACGCTGCAGATGGAAGAGGGTTTTAAATCAACCCTGCCGATTTGTGCCGATAAATTAATGATCACCCGAAATATGGATACGACTTCTTTAGCGACCACTTTCCCTTTCACGACTTCGGAGTTAACCGCCAATGAAGGAATTTTGTACGGCATTAATGAGCAAAACGGTTCTTTGGTTATTTTTGACCGGTTTTCTTTAGAAAATGCCAACTCGGTGGTTTTTGGCAAATCCGGCGGCGGCAAAAGTTATCTGGTTAAATTGGAAATTCTGCGCTCCATAATGTTCGGCACGGAAATTATTGTTATTGATCCGGAATCGGAATATGAGGAGTTGGCCAAAGCCGTCGGCGGTGAATATATCAGCTTCTCTTTTAGCTCTCAGGCTAAAATTAATCCTTTTGACTTGTCGGGTGTTTGGCAGGAAGGAGAAAACGAACTGGGCTTAAAGATTTTGTCCTTACACGGTCTTTGCAAGGTCATTATGGGCGATCTTAATCCGACGGAAGAAGCCATCCTGGACCGGGCGCTGGTGGCAACCTATAAACAAAAAGGGATTACCCCCGAACCAGCCACCCAAACCCTCCAGCCCCCGCTTTTGGAGGATCTTTATAAAACCCTGATCGGCATGGAAGACCCGGAAGCTAAAAGCCTGGCCGACCGTTTGGAAAGATTTATTAAGGGTTCCCTGACGGGTATTTTTAACCAACCGTCTAATGTTGATCTTAAAAATCCCTTTACGGTTTTTTCGATCAGGGAACTTGAAGATGAACTCCGGCCCATTGCCATGTATATTATTTTGGATTATATCTGGACCAGAATCAAAAAAGACATGAAAAAAAGAATTTTGGTCGTTGATGAGGCCTGGTATTTAATGAAATATCCCGACTCGGCGACTTTTCTCTATTCGATTGCCAAAAGAGCCCGAAAATATTGGTTGGGGGTGACGACGATTACCCAGGACGTTGAGGATTTTTTGGGCACCGATTACGGCAAGGCCATTGTCCAAAATTCCTCCATTCAACTTTTACTGAAACAGTCCGCCGCGGCCATTGACAAGGTCGCCGAGCTTTTTTATCTTTCCGAGGGCGAGAAAAACTTGCTTTTGTCATCCGAAATCGGCAAAGGTCTTTTCTTTGCCGGACCGGCTCACGTGGCGGTAAGGATTGTCGCCTCTCCTGAAGAACACCGCTTGGCAACCACCAAACCTGAAGAAATTTTAGCCCGCCAACAAATGCCGAAAACTCCAGCCGCCGCCAAAGAAGAACAAACGGCTTAA
- a CDS encoding thiolase domain-containing protein: MKVAVLGTGTTKFGELWEVSPRTLVREAVNEALIDAQLDMKEIEAVYIGNMLSGILGGQENLGALFAEELGVSVAAFKIEGACASGGLAVHSAVNGILAKTYKTVLVVGVEKMTDHNPAEVAQALMAAGHDEERASGITFPGLYAILAKAYMEKYQATEKELAAVAVKNHYHASFNLKAQFPFEITLEQVLASSSIAEPLKLLDCSPVSDGASAIILSQERPGKRHKPLAYITASAVATDSLGLAGRKSLTSLGAVVSAAQKAYQIAKINPEKIDVAEVHDCFTIAEILACEDLGIFKRGQAAKKIALGKTKLGQGKPVINPSGGLKACGHPVGATGVKQVAEIANQLAGKAGSRQVKKAKIGLTHNVGGSGAVAVIHLLESL; this comes from the coding sequence ATGAAAGTAGCTGTTTTAGGTACGGGAACAACAAAATTTGGGGAACTTTGGGAAGTGTCACCCCGAACCTTAGTCCGGGAAGCCGTGAATGAGGCTTTAATTGATGCGCAACTCGACATGAAGGAAATCGAAGCCGTCTATATCGGCAATATGCTCTCCGGTATTTTGGGCGGGCAGGAAAATTTGGGGGCTCTTTTTGCCGAAGAGTTGGGCGTTTCGGTTGCGGCTTTTAAAATTGAGGGAGCTTGTGCCTCCGGAGGATTGGCGGTTCATAGTGCGGTTAACGGGATTTTGGCGAAAACCTATAAAACCGTTTTGGTGGTCGGTGTGGAAAAGATGACCGATCATAATCCGGCCGAGGTGGCGCAAGCTTTAATGGCCGCCGGTCATGATGAAGAAAGAGCTTCGGGAATAACCTTTCCCGGTTTATACGCGATTTTGGCCAAAGCTTACATGGAAAAATATCAGGCGACCGAAAAAGAGCTGGCCGCGGTTGCGGTTAAAAACCATTACCATGCTTCTTTCAACTTAAAAGCCCAATTTCCATTTGAAATTACTTTGGAACAGGTCTTAGCCAGTTCCTCAATTGCCGAACCTCTAAAATTGCTTGATTGTTCGCCTGTTTCTGACGGAGCTTCGGCCATTATTTTAAGTCAAGAACGGCCAGGGAAAAGACACAAACCTCTGGCTTATATTACGGCTTCGGCGGTGGCGACTGACAGTTTGGGTTTAGCCGGGCGCAAAAGTTTAACGAGTCTGGGTGCGGTCGTTAGCGCCGCGCAAAAAGCCTATCAAATAGCCAAGATTAATCCAGAAAAAATAGACGTGGCCGAGGTTCATGACTGTTTTACAATTGCGGAAATTCTCGCTTGTGAGGATTTGGGAATTTTTAAAAGGGGTCAGGCCGCTAAAAAGATTGCTCTGGGCAAAACGAAATTAGGTCAAGGAAAACCGGTTATTAATCCTTCCGGCGGACTTAAGGCCTGTGGTCATCCGGTCGGCGCCACCGGCGTTAAGCAAGTGGCGGAAATTGCCAATCAATTAGCCGGCAAAGCCGGGTCAAGACAGGTTAAAAAGGCAAAAATCGGCTTAACTCATAATGTTGGCGGTTCGGGAGCGGTTGCCGTTATTCATCTTTTGGAGAGTTTATGA
- a CDS encoding four helix bundle protein: protein MQDTKIKSFTDLIAWKEGHKLVLIIYKITQKFPKNESFAIIDQIRRCVVSITSNIAEGFSRQGKKEKIQFFYMALGSNTELQNQLLISKDLGYLGKEEFSEIAQQTIIVSKLINSLIKYLKK, encoded by the coding sequence ATGCAAGACACAAAAATAAAAAGTTTTACTGATTTAATTGCCTGGAAAGAAGGACATAAATTAGTCTTAATAATTTATAAAATCACACAAAAATTCCCTAAAAATGAATCATTCGCCATTATTGATCAAATAAGAAGATGCGTCGTTTCTATTACCAGTAACATTGCAGAAGGATTTTCTCGTCAGGGCAAAAAAGAAAAAATTCAGTTTTTTTATATGGCACTCGGTTCAAATACCGAACTTCAAAATCAATTATTAATTAGTAAAGACCTCGGCTATCTAGGGAAAGAAGAATTTTCTGAAATTGCTCAACAGACAATTATAGTAAGCAAACTTATCAATTCACTCATAAAATATTTAAAAAAATAA
- a CDS encoding hydroxymethylglutaryl-CoA synthase: protein MLKNVGIVGFGSYVPQNRIKVAEIAKVWGKNAQDMERSLGVREKAVVGPDEDAVTMAVEAAKNALMISGKEASEIEAVYVGSESHPYAVNPSATIVGEALGVGHNYLAADLEFACKAATSGLENLAGLLEAGLIRYGLVIGSDSSQAKPHDILEYTAGAGAAAFVLGRNKENFLVEVLDFLSYSSDTPDFWRRDGIPYPSHQGRFTGEPAYFAHVQEASQKLLQKTQLKPKDFASCIFHMPNGKFPVDIAKRLGFTQEQLEPSLTVKEIGNPYSASALLGLCRVLETAQPNRLLFLTSYGSGAGADSFILKTTKLLPLRRKLAPGLSSFLQKKKDITYTEYLKYTRKI from the coding sequence GTGCTTAAAAATGTCGGCATTGTCGGTTTTGGTAGTTACGTCCCTCAAAACAGAATTAAGGTTGCGGAAATCGCTAAGGTCTGGGGGAAAAACGCCCAGGACATGGAAAGATCTTTGGGTGTTAGGGAAAAAGCGGTGGTCGGACCTGACGAGGACGCGGTGACGATGGCTGTGGAAGCGGCGAAAAACGCCCTCATGATAAGTGGCAAAGAAGCCTCAGAGATTGAAGCGGTCTATGTTGGTTCGGAGTCTCACCCGTATGCCGTTAATCCCAGCGCCACCATCGTCGGCGAAGCCCTAGGTGTCGGCCATAATTATCTGGCGGCGGATTTAGAATTTGCCTGTAAAGCCGCCACTTCTGGTTTGGAAAATCTCGCCGGACTTTTAGAAGCAGGGCTTATAAGATATGGCTTAGTCATCGGCAGTGATTCTTCACAAGCCAAGCCCCACGATATTTTAGAATATACCGCCGGCGCCGGGGCGGCCGCTTTTGTCTTAGGGAGAAACAAAGAAAATTTTTTGGTTGAAGTTTTAGACTTTCTTTCTTATTCGTCAGACACGCCGGATTTTTGGCGTCGTGACGGTATTCCTTATCCTTCACATCAGGGTAGATTTACCGGCGAGCCGGCCTATTTTGCCCACGTGCAGGAAGCCAGTCAAAAATTATTACAAAAAACCCAACTCAAACCTAAGGATTTTGCCTCTTGTATTTTTCATATGCCCAACGGTAAATTCCCCGTGGACATAGCCAAAAGGCTCGGTTTTACCCAAGAACAGCTTGAGCCGAGCTTAACGGTTAAAGAGATTGGCAATCCGTATTCAGCTTCAGCTCTTTTGGGTTTGTGCCGGGTTTTAGAAACGGCCCAACCCAACCGGCTTCTTTTTCTGACCTCGTATGGTTCAGGCGCCGGTGCAGACAGTTTTATTTTGAAAACAACCAAACTTTTGCCATTAAGAAGAAAATTAGCGCCGGGATTAAGTAGTTTTTTGCAAAAGAAAAAAGACATAACCTATACAGAATATTTGAAATACACAAGAAAAATATGA
- a CDS encoding pilin, whose protein sequence is MFVPSVFAAEATPASWSARCATNEVATIQGLECVFQNIVSVALALAGLAVFLMLLAGGLKYLTSGGDPKAQESAKNTLTYAILGLVLMVAAFLILSLIANFTGLKDSLLNFTIPGGN, encoded by the coding sequence ATGTTTGTTCCTTCTGTTTTTGCGGCAGAAGCCACTCCTGCATCGTGGTCAGCACGTTGTGCTACTAATGAAGTGGCGACTATTCAGGGACTCGAATGTGTCTTTCAAAATATTGTTTCTGTGGCTTTAGCTTTAGCGGGTCTGGCGGTTTTTCTCATGCTTTTGGCTGGCGGGTTAAAATATTTAACTTCCGGAGGTGATCCTAAAGCTCAGGAATCGGCGAAAAATACCCTGACTTATGCGATTTTAGGGTTGGTCTTGATGGTTGCCGCTTTCCTTATCTTAAGTCTGATTGCTAATTTTACCGGCCTCAAAGATAGTCTTCTGAACTTCACTATCCCCGGCGGAAACTGA
- the uppS gene encoding polyprenyl diphosphate synthase: MANPFPPGTKLPNHLAIIPDGNRRWAKIHHLPSFVGHQKGFQVLLQMAKQARKWGIHTVTFWGFSTENWQRSKEEVKYLMELEEATIKKYLPEFQKDKVRIIHLGRKDRIPLSFQKTLEKAEKETVLNQKHVLNIAVDYGGRDELLRAITRIKNLKFKIKNLNEEKFSEFLDTRDQPYPNPDLLVRTSGEMRTSGLLPWQMAYTEFVFIKKYLPDCSIEDLKQAILEYSHRQRRFGGN, encoded by the coding sequence ATGGCTAATCCTTTTCCCCCGGGAACAAAACTTCCCAATCATTTGGCGATTATTCCCGACGGCAACCGGCGCTGGGCGAAAATTCATCATCTTCCTTCCTTTGTCGGTCACCAAAAGGGTTTCCAAGTACTTTTACAAATGGCGAAACAGGCAAGAAAGTGGGGAATTCACACGGTTACTTTTTGGGGTTTTTCCACGGAAAACTGGCAAAGAAGCAAAGAAGAGGTTAAATATTTAATGGAGTTAGAAGAGGCAACGATCAAGAAATATTTACCGGAATTTCAAAAAGACAAGGTCAGAATTATTCATTTGGGCAGAAAAGACCGAATTCCCTTAAGTTTTCAAAAAACCCTGGAAAAAGCGGAAAAGGAAACCGTTTTAAATCAAAAACATGTTTTAAATATAGCCGTGGATTACGGCGGCCGGGACGAGTTATTGCGCGCAATAACTCGAATTAAAAATTTAAAATTTAAAATTAAAAATTTAAACGAGGAGAAATTTTCCGAGTTTCTCGATACCAGAGATCAGCCGTATCCCAATCCTGATCTTTTGGTGAGAACTTCCGGAGAAATGCGGACCTCGGGTCTTTTGCCTTGGCAAATGGCTTATACGGAATTTGTTTTTATTAAAAAATATTTACCGGATTGTTCAATCGAGGATTTAAAACAGGCGATTTTGGAATACAGTCACCGGCAGCGAAGATTCGGAGGAAATTAA
- a CDS encoding pilin, whose product MITNPVLPEFEIGTLIGNFIGLFIIIAGIMVLIYLVWGGVEWISSAGDKAAIEGARNRITNALIGLGIVVAAWAIMTLTSDFFGLNFPNLPIPSLSGDRVSETKTSKENCRKNCLAGSKSALEQNQCLTACK is encoded by the coding sequence ATGATTACCAATCCTGTTTTACCGGAGTTTGAAATCGGCACTTTAATCGGTAATTTTATCGGTCTTTTTATTATTATTGCCGGCATTATGGTTTTAATTTATCTGGTCTGGGGAGGAGTTGAGTGGATTTCTTCCGCCGGTGACAAGGCGGCGATAGAGGGAGCCAGGAACAGAATTACCAACGCTTTAATTGGCCTGGGGATTGTGGTGGCGGCTTGGGCGATTATGACGCTGACCTCTGATTTTTTCGGCCTGAATTTTCCAAACTTGCCCATCCCAAGTTTATCCGGCGATCGGGTTTCCGAAACGAAAACCAGTAAAGAGAATTGTAGAAAAAATTGTTTAGCTGGCTCTAAATCTGCCCTTGAACAGAATCAGTGCCTTACCGCTTGTAAATAA
- a CDS encoding sigma-70 family RNA polymerase sigma factor, whose translation MDEKKLIAEVIKGNKRAAKIFYQKYAPALFLLIKGKIDKREDAEEILQDTFLSIFDSLSFFDFRSSILTWAKSITLHEVADFYRKRKIKSLIFSHLPFLEKLASQALGPEMSFQQKEVKEEIEKVFARLSEGYREILRLKYIEGLSMAKIANLRQISVKAVESRLSRARLAFQKEWQKTEKSPISVSSASFLSKKVI comes from the coding sequence ATGGATGAGAAAAAATTAATTGCGGAAGTTATTAAGGGAAACAAAAGAGCGGCTAAAATCTTTTACCAAAAATATGCCCCCGCTCTTTTTCTTTTGATTAAGGGTAAGATTGACAAAAGAGAAGATGCCGAGGAGATCTTGCAGGATACTTTTCTTTCGATTTTTGACTCGTTATCTTTTTTTGATTTTCGCTCCTCCATTTTAACCTGGGCTAAAAGTATTACGCTTCACGAGGTGGCGGATTTTTATCGCAAAAGAAAAATTAAAAGCCTAATTTTTTCCCATCTGCCTTTCTTGGAAAAATTAGCCAGTCAGGCCTTAGGACCGGAGATGTCTTTTCAGCAAAAAGAAGTTAAGGAGGAAATCGAAAAGGTCTTTGCGCGTCTTTCCGAAGGATATCGGGAAATTTTACGACTAAAGTATATTGAAGGTCTTTCTATGGCGAAAATCGCTAATCTACGGCAAATTTCCGTGAAAGCGGTTGAATCGAGACTTTCTCGGGCCAGATTGGCTTTTCAGAAAGAATGGCAAAAGACCGAAAAAAGTCCTATTTCCGTTTCTTCGGCCTCTTTTTTATCAAAGAAGGTTATCTAA
- a CDS encoding PrgI family protein has product MEQHPVPQNITGFQFKLIGDMTIRQFLYLGGGILSAYVTLQFGLPSIIKWFIAANLTAAGFAFAFIPIEERPLDRWLTAFFKSIYSPTQFLWKKKVTPPEVLTMTVAVSQPPTPETLKKEQSAAQVEEYLLTLPGASLGKLDKQEESFLQKIASSFETPPLITIPAADQPLISPTPNPAPVVPVSLPEEKIVPRIFPDQPLLEVKNVPPTVQTPPSPPPPAPKPITPTTPPVTLGQKTEELTSKINALQKELSAQTITRQRFLEIQGQLLALLEEKENLTTELVELKKKLAQKAEPTVKPAAVAQAQAEPTVKIVATDLAAKFGMPNPPITPNIISGMVRTQKQGILPGIIVEIRNQEGTPVRALKTGKLGQFAISTPLASGLYTLRLEDPQHRFLFDLIEITLKGEIVSPIEIMAKTQNDLVKEDLKKKLFGPDNF; this is encoded by the coding sequence ATGGAACAACATCCTGTCCCGCAAAATATAACCGGTTTCCAGTTCAAACTTATTGGTGACATGACGATCCGCCAATTCCTTTATCTGGGCGGCGGTATCCTCTCAGCTTACGTTACCTTGCAATTCGGCCTTCCGTCAATTATTAAGTGGTTTATCGCGGCGAATCTGACCGCGGCCGGCTTTGCCTTTGCCTTTATCCCGATTGAAGAAAGACCGCTGGATCGATGGCTGACCGCCTTTTTTAAAAGCATTTACAGCCCAACCCAGTTTCTTTGGAAAAAGAAAGTAACGCCGCCTGAAGTTTTAACCATGACGGTCGCCGTTTCGCAGCCGCCGACGCCGGAAACCCTTAAAAAAGAACAATCTGCGGCCCAGGTTGAAGAATATTTATTGACCTTACCCGGCGCTTCTTTGGGCAAATTGGACAAACAAGAAGAATCTTTTTTACAAAAAATCGCTTCTTCTTTTGAAACCCCGCCGTTAATCACGATTCCGGCGGCCGATCAGCCGTTAATCTCACCGACACCCAACCCGGCCCCGGTTGTCCCGGTTAGCCTTCCCGAGGAAAAAATCGTCCCCCGAATTTTTCCCGACCAACCTCTGCTTGAAGTCAAAAACGTCCCGCCGACTGTCCAAACGCCGCCGTCGCCACCCCCGCCGGCCCCAAAACCGATAACGCCGACAACTCCGCCCGTTACTCTCGGCCAAAAAACCGAAGAATTAACCAGCAAAATTAACGCCCTGCAAAAAGAACTTTCGGCTCAAACCATCACTAGACAAAGGTTTTTAGAAATTCAGGGGCAACTATTAGCGCTTCTTGAGGAAAAAGAAAACTTAACCACCGAACTGGTCGAACTGAAAAAAAAGTTGGCCCAAAAAGCCGAACCGACGGTCAAGCCGGCGGCCGTTGCCCAAGCTCAGGCAGAACCAACCGTGAAAATTGTGGCCACCGATCTGGCCGCTAAATTCGGTATGCCCAATCCGCCAATCACCCCCAATATTATCTCGGGTATGGTCAGAACCCAAAAACAGGGGATTTTACCGGGAATTATTGTCGAAATCAGAAACCAGGAGGGCACGCCGGTTCGGGCCTTAAAAACCGGAAAACTTGGCCAGTTTGCCATTTCCACGCCGCTTGCTAGTGGTCTTTACACTCTTCGCCTTGAAGATCCGCAGCACCGTTTTCTTTTTGACCTGATTGAAATTACTCTTAAGGGCGAAATCGTTTCGCCGATTGAAATTATGGCCAAAACGCAAAACGATTTGGTTAAAGAAGATCTTAAAAAAAAGCTTTTTGGTCCAGATAATTTTTAA